A DNA window from uncultured Methanoregula sp. contains the following coding sequences:
- the nadA gene encoding quinolinate synthase NadA, producing MQDPGSIRQEIERLRKDRSAIILAHNYQVPEVQDIADITGDSLELSRAAAKADGDVIVFCGVDFMAETAAVLSPEKTVLLPAEHACCPMAQMISAAELRLAKSRYPDAAVVCYVNTSAEIKAESDICCTSSNAVNVVNSVEQDTIIFVPDRNLGRYAQRFSKKQILPWEGFCIVHDRITPEMVEAARSAHPGAQVLVHPECRPEVIDVADVVASTSGIIRHVCSSKENGFIIGTEVGILHRIEKDCPGKRCYPLSEAAVCRNMKKTDLALVRDSLATLRPRITVPADIAAKARTAIERMLAL from the coding sequence GTGCAGGACCCAGGCAGCATCCGGCAGGAAATTGAGCGGCTCAGGAAGGATCGAAGCGCGATCATCCTTGCGCACAACTACCAGGTCCCCGAGGTCCAGGACATCGCGGATATCACCGGGGACTCCCTGGAGCTCTCCCGAGCTGCTGCAAAAGCCGATGGCGACGTGATCGTCTTCTGCGGGGTGGATTTCATGGCCGAGACCGCTGCCGTCCTCTCCCCCGAAAAGACCGTCCTCCTTCCGGCAGAGCATGCCTGCTGCCCCATGGCGCAGATGATCTCGGCAGCCGAACTGCGGCTCGCGAAATCGCGCTACCCGGATGCTGCTGTTGTCTGCTATGTCAACACCTCGGCCGAGATAAAAGCGGAGAGCGACATCTGCTGCACGTCCTCGAACGCGGTCAACGTGGTCAATTCCGTGGAGCAGGATACGATCATCTTCGTTCCCGACCGGAACTTGGGCCGGTACGCCCAGCGCTTTTCAAAGAAGCAGATCCTGCCGTGGGAAGGCTTCTGCATTGTCCACGACCGGATCACCCCGGAGATGGTGGAGGCGGCCCGCTCCGCCCACCCGGGTGCGCAGGTGCTCGTCCACCCCGAGTGCCGGCCTGAAGTCATCGATGTCGCGGACGTTGTGGCAAGCACGTCGGGGATCATCAGACACGTCTGCTCGTCAAAGGAGAATGGTTTCATCATCGGGACTGAAGTCGGTATTCTCCACCGGATAGAAAAAGACTGCCCGGGCAAGCGGTGCTATCCCTTATCGGAAGCGGCTGTCTGCAGAAACATGAAAAAGACCGACCTTGCCCTGGTGCGGGATTCGCTTGCAACCCTCCGGCCCCGGATAACGGTGCCTGCCGATATTGCGGCAAAGGCGCGGACCGCCATCGAGCGGATGCTTGCGCTCTGA
- a CDS encoding thiamine-phosphate synthase family protein produces the protein MTDQELIEMHGMISLALEEIEHCSEFAALIPEVRSNLVFARKNAKSRGDVLALDGRITIVNHMPHAAGRPRLGASSHMARLIVEMQKYDPSIRAGIDFANTPDLARWLEEYCRSNGWGFSVIDRRNEPEEIKEAEGASMPWKVKEAVRACGGKPPVICYETGAIGKEPVSVLLGRDPLEIADRICTIARLYHDRR, from the coding sequence ATGACGGACCAGGAACTTATCGAAATGCACGGGATGATCTCCCTTGCGCTTGAAGAGATCGAACACTGCAGCGAGTTTGCCGCCCTCATTCCTGAGGTGCGATCGAATCTTGTCTTTGCACGGAAGAATGCGAAGAGTCGCGGGGACGTGCTTGCTCTCGATGGCAGGATCACGATTGTAAATCATATGCCTCATGCGGCCGGGAGGCCACGGCTCGGCGCCTCCAGCCACATGGCCCGCCTCATCGTCGAGATGCAGAAGTACGATCCCTCCATCCGGGCAGGGATCGATTTTGCGAACACTCCCGATCTTGCCCGGTGGCTGGAAGAGTACTGCCGGTCAAACGGCTGGGGCTTCTCCGTCATCGATCGCCGGAATGAACCGGAGGAGATCAAAGAAGCCGAGGGGGCCTCCATGCCCTGGAAAGTAAAAGAAGCCGTGCGGGCCTGCGGTGGAAAACCCCCCGTCATCTGTTACGAGACCGGAGCGATCGGTAAAGAGCCCGTGTCCGTCCTGCTCGGGAGGGATCCGCTGGAAATTGCGGACCGGATCTGTACAATAGCGAGATTGTATCATGACCGCAGGTAA
- a CDS encoding AIR synthase family protein, protein MTAGKPKIGKIDHTLFSEFLLHRLGKPDPSVIVPPRTGIDSGVVDIGNGKVLIIAEDPIFAVPKQPLDMFGWYTVHIGASDVAVMGVKPQYMTYSLLLPPETSDQDFRTVVDSIHATAVDLGIAIVGGHTGYYPGFTAPTIGGITVFTIADKDAYVTPAGAKPGNVVILTKGPAIETAGILSVLREADLRGNYPEDLIGRAKALCLQMSVVKDALTAMDAGGVTAMHDATEGGVIGGLFEIADASGVGMKIDESLFIYPEEVRMVCESFRIDPVAAIAEGSLLITADPAYSEKIMSALAGAGICSSVIGTVTGDTSVRVMKRLDGTTVPLAIPDQDQFWPVFFESVT, encoded by the coding sequence ATGACCGCAGGTAAGCCGAAGATCGGGAAGATCGATCATACCCTGTTTTCCGAATTTCTCCTCCACCGGCTCGGGAAGCCCGACCCATCCGTCATCGTGCCGCCAAGGACCGGAATCGATTCTGGGGTTGTGGACATCGGTAACGGGAAAGTCCTGATCATTGCAGAAGATCCTATCTTCGCAGTCCCGAAACAGCCGCTCGACATGTTCGGCTGGTATACGGTTCATATCGGCGCAAGCGATGTGGCGGTGATGGGAGTAAAACCCCAGTACATGACCTATTCGCTCCTCCTCCCGCCGGAGACGAGCGACCAGGATTTCAGGACGGTGGTTGATTCGATCCACGCAACTGCCGTGGATCTCGGTATCGCCATTGTCGGGGGCCACACGGGATACTACCCGGGATTCACCGCACCCACCATAGGCGGGATCACCGTCTTTACGATTGCGGACAAGGACGCGTATGTCACGCCCGCCGGGGCAAAACCGGGGAACGTGGTGATCCTGACCAAAGGTCCCGCCATCGAGACCGCAGGCATCCTCTCGGTTCTGCGGGAAGCGGACCTGCGGGGGAACTACCCAGAAGATCTGATCGGCCGGGCAAAGGCCCTCTGCCTGCAGATGAGCGTGGTGAAAGATGCCCTCACTGCTATGGACGCGGGCGGGGTCACGGCTATGCACGATGCAACGGAGGGCGGCGTTATCGGGGGCCTCTTCGAGATCGCGGATGCCAGCGGTGTCGGGATGAAGATCGACGAGTCCCTCTTCATCTATCCCGAAGAGGTGCGGATGGTCTGCGAGAGCTTCAGGATCGACCCGGTTGCGGCGATAGCCGAAGGCTCGCTCCTCATCACGGCAGACCCGGCGTATTCGGAAAAGATAATGTCAGCACTTGCCGGGGCCGGTATCTGTTCATCGGTCATTGGTACCGTGACCGGCGATACATCCGTGCGGGTTATGAAACGCCTGGACGGGACAACGGTCCCCCTCGCAATCCCGGATCAGGATCAGTTCTGGCCGGTCTTCTTTGAGAGCGTTACCTGA
- a CDS encoding solute carrier family 23 protein encodes MKLLSQIDEIPPAKTLAIASLQWFIILMPSALIYGMMIAPMLYSSPALQMQVIQAVFVVSGIFQILQVFIGHRLPIGVGPTAIIIIGVGAGLAYTTNAIFTAMAICGFAICCLAAVKAHHFLKKLFTFNIIVTVLLMGCFAVTPMIIGLIVPKSPVANPTDYLAFAILFTLFIIGLSGYLKGMAKQLLLPIAMLIGVVLYAVIFPFRIPAISPAPFGLFTGAMPTAFDFSLPLLVAFLFCFFTVLVIDFSAIESMELALRPPDMDRRFRSGMAVTGLSSIAAGFLGTIGCANSNFSMNVVLASRQGSRYPLAIVGLLFVVIGFSPVIVSTLMAIPTLVIACLFIYLLGGMFAATLSLAKERTGGIGYNSGLVIGVALIFATLIAFLPVTTKTLMNTQIEPVLANSFIVGIFSALVIEHLFFRGQAEQEIRIEAEEDSGGDGGAPVQPENGSG; translated from the coding sequence ATGAAACTTCTCTCGCAGATCGATGAGATCCCCCCGGCTAAGACCCTTGCCATCGCCTCCCTCCAGTGGTTCATCATCCTGATGCCGTCTGCGCTCATCTACGGCATGATGATCGCACCTATGCTCTATTCATCGCCGGCACTCCAGATGCAGGTCATCCAGGCAGTCTTTGTCGTCAGCGGCATCTTCCAGATCCTCCAGGTCTTCATCGGGCACCGGCTCCCCATCGGGGTGGGTCCCACGGCTATCATCATCATCGGGGTGGGCGCCGGGCTTGCCTACACCACCAATGCCATTTTTACGGCAATGGCCATCTGCGGTTTTGCCATCTGCTGCCTTGCAGCAGTAAAGGCCCACCATTTCCTGAAAAAACTCTTCACGTTCAACATCATCGTGACCGTCCTCCTGATGGGATGTTTTGCCGTCACCCCGATGATCATAGGCCTGATCGTTCCCAAATCCCCGGTTGCGAACCCGACCGATTACCTGGCCTTTGCCATCCTCTTCACGCTTTTTATCATCGGTCTTTCAGGTTACCTCAAAGGGATGGCAAAACAGCTCCTGCTCCCGATTGCCATGCTCATCGGCGTGGTCCTGTACGCCGTGATATTCCCGTTCAGGATCCCGGCCATCAGCCCCGCCCCGTTCGGGCTCTTCACCGGTGCCATGCCCACGGCGTTTGATTTCAGTCTCCCGCTTCTTGTTGCCTTCCTCTTCTGTTTCTTCACCGTTCTTGTCATCGACTTCTCGGCCATCGAATCCATGGAACTCGCCCTGCGGCCTCCCGACATGGACCGACGGTTCCGGTCCGGGATGGCGGTGACGGGGCTCTCCAGCATTGCGGCCGGCTTTCTTGGCACGATCGGTTGTGCCAACTCCAACTTCTCGATGAATGTTGTCCTTGCAAGCCGGCAGGGCTCCCGGTACCCGCTTGCCATTGTCGGCCTCCTCTTTGTGGTAATCGGGTTCTCCCCTGTCATTGTCTCGACCCTGATGGCGATTCCCACGCTCGTGATTGCGTGCCTCTTCATCTACCTGCTCGGCGGGATGTTTGCCGCAACGCTCAGCCTTGCCAAGGAGCGGACCGGGGGAATCGGGTACAACTCGGGTCTCGTGATCGGCGTTGCCCTCATCTTTGCCACTTTGATTGCATTCCTTCCGGTCACCACTAAGACCCTGATGAACACCCAGATCGAACCGGTTCTTGCCAACTCCTTCATCGTGGGCATCTTCTCGGCTCTTGTCATCGAGCATCTCTTCTTCCGGGGACAGGCTGAACAGGAGATACGGATCGAAGCGGAGGAAGATTCCGGCGGGGACGGGGGTGCACCGGTGCAACCGGAGAACGGTTCCGGGTGA
- a CDS encoding TMEM175 family protein: MQGGTVTEGPVANTNIWGLTNGIFGFSLLLLFFAIRIPDFEYGAGNLIAEQFGWMQLPDILNFLTVFIILLIVWAIVFYILHRTAWIDRTFLYLHFILLMLVIFIPITNDLTILLSGNVAFSILFHANMLSIGLVLFLEWRHCRSRPGLLRQGVPEEGTPFIRAGLLVLPLIALAGCLLAAFHPERTQYLYFLALPVFVILGTLMPDRKRKSQPVQIRTPDVPAPVEERVTSPGTGGTVPQIVLEMLVCAIFAFALTLIVRTNVHLPSITAVKTIADITSVSLNGMLARGLNFLFVFIIISIFFILFFEIMRTTRENDGIVIGFVSLFILAILFIPLTSRLWAISDRPDIYGLIFHLNILISGLILLFLMKYLSAKPGLCRPGADPGLDRNLFLRLLLLPATAGAGLILDSWDIAFEVIPFAFLYIVPVILFLCLSHERLDGIRTKPAGP; encoded by the coding sequence ATGCAGGGAGGGACCGTTACCGAAGGACCGGTAGCTAATACCAACATATGGGGGCTCACCAACGGGATCTTTGGTTTTTCTCTCCTTCTGCTCTTTTTCGCAATCCGTATACCGGACTTTGAATACGGGGCGGGAAACCTCATCGCCGAACAGTTCGGGTGGATGCAGCTGCCGGACATCCTGAACTTCTTAACCGTCTTCATCATCCTGCTGATCGTCTGGGCCATCGTCTTTTACATCCTCCACCGGACAGCCTGGATCGACCGGACGTTCCTGTACCTCCACTTCATCCTGCTGATGCTGGTGATCTTTATTCCGATCACAAACGATCTCACCATCCTCCTTTCAGGAAATGTGGCCTTCTCCATCCTCTTCCACGCAAACATGCTCTCAATCGGCCTCGTGCTTTTCCTTGAATGGAGGCATTGCCGCAGCAGACCCGGACTGCTCCGGCAGGGGGTTCCGGAAGAGGGCACACCGTTCATACGGGCAGGTCTCCTGGTGCTCCCGCTGATAGCTCTTGCGGGATGCCTGCTTGCCGCGTTCCATCCGGAGAGAACCCAGTACCTTTACTTTCTGGCCCTGCCGGTCTTTGTCATCCTTGGTACCCTGATGCCGGACCGCAAAAGAAAAAGCCAGCCGGTCCAGATCCGGACACCGGATGTACCGGCTCCGGTGGAGGAACGGGTAACATCTCCCGGGACGGGAGGCACGGTCCCCCAGATTGTGCTCGAGATGCTTGTCTGTGCCATCTTTGCCTTTGCCCTGACCCTGATCGTACGAACCAATGTCCATCTTCCATCGATAACCGCCGTGAAAACCATAGCAGATATCACATCGGTATCCCTGAACGGTATGCTCGCCCGGGGACTCAATTTCCTGTTCGTCTTCATCATCATCTCGATCTTCTTTATCCTGTTCTTCGAGATCATGAGAACCACCCGGGAAAATGACGGGATTGTCATCGGTTTTGTCTCTCTGTTCATCCTCGCCATCCTCTTCATTCCCTTGACGTCGCGCCTCTGGGCAATTTCCGACAGGCCCGACATCTACGGCCTGATCTTCCATCTCAATATCCTGATTTCCGGGCTCATCCTTCTCTTTTTGATGAAGTACCTGTCCGCAAAGCCCGGGCTCTGCCGGCCCGGGGCGGACCCGGGCCTGGACCGGAACCTTTTCCTGCGCCTGCTTCTCCTGCCGGCAACAGCCGGTGCCGGGCTCATCCTGGACAGCTGGGACATTGCATTCGAGGTAATTCCCTTTGCATTCCTCTACATCGTCCCGGTGATCCTCTTCCTCTGTCTCTCACACGAGAGATTGGATGGAATCCGGACAAAACCGGCTGGACCATGA
- a CDS encoding MFS transporter: MDRPAGPNAQERYWQINLALISLGALIGALAVSSITVSLAKIAADLHTGIGFASASIIVFLLVLSGLFLFFGKLADVSGYRRVFLAGTGVFTIGSLLCGFATTVHWLIFFRIIQAIGAAMITAIGPAFITRYTPEIWHGRGLAYVSGAAVLGIILGPTIGVGISSLLSWHWIFLFNVPLGAAILAAGWFTLPANENITKGRRFDLTGACLFSFASIALVLAISAVHVFTITNLLTISLAIFAFAFWTLAIVYEGAIEDPAFEISLFKNRHFTNANISYLLLKMVFNGPVFLFPFYLHLVLGYSYELTSIVIIVPGVTMLLTCPGVGSLTDRFSNRTLCVIGAGGAAAVYLLFAGFMANFTLVPVIIALILLGLARGIFLVPNTKLILDHSPAGKRGAASGIMKALGNTGIILGIVIFQITFSEILLAGEAAALYHHDPFAVPMPAITAGFHAAFLLAAVFSLAALFFAWHARDVERPASPEDS; encoded by the coding sequence ATGGACAGACCGGCCGGACCCAATGCCCAGGAAAGGTACTGGCAGATCAACCTCGCCCTCATCTCCCTTGGAGCCCTCATCGGTGCGCTGGCTGTCAGCAGCATCACGGTCTCGCTTGCAAAGATAGCAGCAGACCTCCACACCGGCATCGGGTTTGCCTCGGCTTCGATCATCGTCTTCCTGCTCGTCCTCTCGGGCCTCTTCCTCTTCTTCGGGAAACTGGCCGATGTCTCGGGGTACCGGAGGGTCTTCCTGGCCGGGACAGGAGTCTTTACCATCGGGTCGCTCTTATGCGGCTTTGCCACAACCGTCCACTGGCTCATCTTCTTCCGCATCATCCAGGCCATCGGTGCCGCGATGATAACCGCGATAGGTCCCGCGTTCATCACGCGGTATACCCCGGAGATCTGGCACGGGCGGGGACTTGCCTATGTCTCCGGTGCAGCCGTGCTCGGGATCATCCTGGGCCCGACCATTGGCGTGGGAATCAGTTCCCTCCTCTCCTGGCACTGGATCTTCCTCTTCAATGTCCCTCTCGGGGCGGCGATCCTGGCCGCCGGCTGGTTCACGCTGCCGGCCAATGAAAACATCACAAAGGGGCGGCGGTTCGATCTCACCGGTGCCTGCCTCTTCTCGTTTGCAAGTATTGCGCTCGTACTTGCGATAAGCGCGGTGCATGTCTTCACGATCACAAATCTCCTGACGATAAGCCTGGCCATCTTTGCATTCGCGTTCTGGACGCTCGCCATCGTGTACGAGGGCGCCATCGAGGATCCGGCGTTCGAGATCTCGCTTTTTAAGAACCGGCATTTCACCAATGCCAACATCTCGTACCTTCTCTTGAAGATGGTCTTCAACGGGCCGGTCTTCCTCTTCCCGTTTTACCTGCACCTGGTCCTCGGGTATTCCTATGAACTGACGAGCATCGTCATCATCGTGCCCGGCGTAACCATGCTCCTGACCTGCCCTGGCGTGGGCTCGCTGACCGACCGGTTCAGTAACCGGACCCTCTGCGTCATCGGGGCGGGCGGGGCTGCAGCAGTGTATCTCCTCTTTGCCGGCTTTATGGCGAACTTCACCCTCGTGCCGGTCATCATCGCCCTCATCCTTCTCGGCCTTGCCCGCGGGATATTCCTGGTCCCCAACACGAAACTGATCCTGGACCACAGCCCGGCCGGGAAGAGAGGAGCCGCCTCCGGTATCATGAAAGCCCTGGGCAATACCGGCATCATCCTCGGGATCGTGATTTTCCAGATCACCTTCTCCGAGATCCTGCTCGCCGGGGAAGCTGCGGCACTCTACCACCATGATCCGTTCGCGGTACCGATGCCGGCGATAACCGCCGGGTTCCACGCTGCTTTCCTCCTGGCAGCAGTCTTCAGTCTTGCAGCCCTCTTCTTTGCCTGGCATGCCCGGGATGTCGAGAGACCAGCATCACCGGAAGATTCCTGA
- a CDS encoding type II toxin-antitoxin system PemK/MazF family toxin encodes MKGKIVLVHFPFTDLSATKLRPALVIHESDEDVVVAFISSRVPVQGSGSELMIASDHPEFPETGLKVPSVIRFDKVATLSRDLIEGEIGMIPPSLTAECNRVMQHFFHF; translated from the coding sequence ATGAAAGGAAAGATCGTCCTGGTCCATTTCCCGTTTACGGACCTCTCTGCAACGAAACTCCGCCCGGCCCTGGTAATCCATGAAAGCGACGAGGATGTTGTTGTAGCGTTTATCTCATCCCGGGTTCCTGTGCAGGGTTCCGGTTCAGAACTGATGATAGCATCTGATCATCCGGAATTTCCAGAGACCGGGCTCAAGGTCCCGTCCGTGATCCGATTTGACAAAGTCGCAACACTCTCCCGTGATCTTATTGAAGGGGAGATTGGCATGATCCCACCATCGCTGACCGCTGAATGCAACAGAGTAATGCAGCATTTTTTCCATTTCTGA
- a CDS encoding NIPSNAP family protein: MEDEQKKSPGVYQLRIYEVSPDKREIFHKRFRNHALRIMKRHGFEIIAIWESSSVMNFEFVYLLRWPDGATMDRQWKAFLADEEWIGIKRQIVQEAGEPVIRVTSRLLNDVEYSPAFNPG; this comes from the coding sequence ATGGAAGACGAGCAGAAAAAATCCCCTGGTGTATATCAGCTTCGTATTTATGAGGTCTCTCCCGACAAGAGAGAGATCTTCCACAAACGGTTCAGGAATCATGCACTCCGCATCATGAAACGGCATGGTTTTGAGATCATCGCCATCTGGGAAAGTTCGTCGGTGATGAACTTCGAGTTCGTCTATCTCTTACGATGGCCGGATGGTGCGACCATGGACCGACAGTGGAAGGCGTTTCTTGCTGATGAAGAGTGGATCGGGATCAAGAGACAGATCGTCCAGGAAGCCGGCGAACCGGTTATCCGGGTGACGAGCCGGTTGTTGAATGACGTAGAATACTCCCCAGCGTTTAATCCTGGATAA
- a CDS encoding ADP-ribosylation factor-like protein: protein MESSLIDLILINLSPIFFIILGILGVLGYNKIKYYYYAFTIKNSIAIFGPKCVGKTTLIKYLQKKALPRTPSWTKGASSVGKIAFELNNNGDYFFSNEMYDVGGEHKQQWKWIVNKQNPNGIIYIIDTLNQPIEIEGFIFLFTTYKEQLEKMPLTEIRLKSILILINKADLWGISEEKRRSILIDYQEKLAFQIRQFNEMFDKLDIVIQWTSLTDVDQNDHTNSILRQFGKILEEKGG from the coding sequence ATGGAGTCTTCATTAATAGATTTAATTTTAATTAATTTATCCCCAATTTTTTTTATTATTTTGGGAATATTGGGTGTTTTGGGATACAATAAGATAAAATATTATTATTACGCATTCACAATAAAAAATTCTATTGCAATTTTTGGCCCCAAATGTGTCGGAAAAACTACACTAATAAAATATCTTCAAAAGAAAGCATTACCAAGAACACCATCTTGGACAAAAGGAGCCAGTTCTGTTGGAAAAATTGCTTTTGAGTTAAACAATAATGGAGACTATTTTTTCTCTAATGAAATGTATGACGTTGGTGGGGAGCATAAACAACAGTGGAAATGGATTGTGAATAAACAAAATCCAAATGGGATTATCTATATCATTGACACATTGAATCAACCAATTGAAATTGAGGGTTTTATTTTCTTATTCACTACTTATAAAGAACAGTTGGAAAAAATGCCTTTAACTGAAATAAGACTAAAGTCCATTTTGATTTTAATTAATAAGGCAGATTTGTGGGGGATTTCAGAAGAAAAACGACGTTCAATACTCATCGATTATCAAGAAAAATTAGCATTTCAAATCAGACAGTTTAATGAAATGTTTGACAAACTCGATATAGTGATCCAATGGACATCATTAACGGATGTTGACCAAAATGATCATACAAATAGTATCTTAAGACAATTCGGTAAAATTCTCGAAGAAAAGGGGGGATAA